A section of the Oncorhynchus nerka isolate Pitt River linkage group LG3, Oner_Uvic_2.0, whole genome shotgun sequence genome encodes:
- the LOC115110381 gene encoding gamma-crystallin S-like isoform X1 encodes MYQKAHEKSVQDWQKTVKDAHLNKERWRQFQALVEQKFHDWLLESGHRHGLDSLIPPCITSQDPSHSDSLEAGPNDTRQEGTSRWTVGRTPFALLTFWVLVDGDPHTKKLLPHSQLFASQPLIVFYEDKNFQGRRYECDSDCTDFHSYLSHCNSIRVESGAWVVYERPNYMGYQYVLTRGEYPEYLRWMGLNDRLSSCKMIHFSCGTQYKMQLYEKDDFAGQAFEAAEDCPSVLEKYRWREVYSCKVLDGWWVFYEHPNYRGRQYFLEKGEYRKPGDWGAVSPTVQSFRRFTE; translated from the exons ATGTACCAGAAGGCCCATGAGAAGAGTGTACAGGACTGGCAGAAGACGGTGAAGGATGCCCACCTGAACAA AGAGCGGTGGCGTCAGTTCCAGGCCCTGGTGGAGCAGAAGTTCCATGATTGGCTGTTGGAGTCGGGACACAGACATGGGCTGGACAGCCTTATCCCCCCCTGCATCACTTCCCAGGACCCCTCGCACAGCGACAGCCTGGAGGCCGGGCCAAATGACACCAGGCAGGAAGGGACATCTAGATGGACAGTGGGGAGGACACCTTTTGCCTTGCTGACTTTTTGGGTTCTTGTTGATGGAGATCCCCATACAAAGAAGCTTTTGCCTCACAGTCAGCTGTTTGCTTCACAGCCActg ATTGTCTTTTACGAGGATAAGAACTTCCAGGGCCGTCGTTATGAGTGTGACAGTGACTGCACCGACTTCCATTCCTACCTGAGCCACTGCAACTCCATCCGTGTGGAGAGTGGAGCCTGGGTGGTGTACGAGAGGCCCAACTACATGGGCTACCAGTATGTTCTGACCAGAGGAGAGTACCCTGAATACCTACGCTGGATGGGCCTCAATGACCGCCTCAGCTCCTGCAAGATGATCCACTTT TCCTGTGGGACCCAGTACAAGATGCAGCTGTATGAGAAGGATGACTTCGCGGGCCAGGCCTTCGAGGCCGCCGAGGACTGCCCCTCAGTCCTGGAGAAGTACCGTTGGAGGGAGGTGTACTCCTGCAAGGTGCTGGATGGCTGGTGGGTCTTCTACGAGCACCCCAACTACCGTGGACGCCAGTACTTCCTGGAGAAGGGAGAGTACAGGAAGCCTGGGGACTGGGGTGCAGTCAGTCCCACTGTCCAGTCCTTCAGACGCTTCACTGAGTGA
- the LOC115110381 gene encoding gamma-crystallin S-like isoform X2: MSKMGRIVFYEDKNFQGRRYECDSDCTDFHSYLSHCNSIRVESGAWVVYERPNYMGYQYVLTRGEYPEYLRWMGLNDRLSSCKMIHFSCGTQYKMQLYEKDDFAGQAFEAAEDCPSVLEKYRWREVYSCKVLDGWWVFYEHPNYRGRQYFLEKGEYRKPGDWGAVSPTVQSFRRFTE, from the exons ATGTCCAAAATGGGCAGG ATTGTCTTTTACGAGGATAAGAACTTCCAGGGCCGTCGTTATGAGTGTGACAGTGACTGCACCGACTTCCATTCCTACCTGAGCCACTGCAACTCCATCCGTGTGGAGAGTGGAGCCTGGGTGGTGTACGAGAGGCCCAACTACATGGGCTACCAGTATGTTCTGACCAGAGGAGAGTACCCTGAATACCTACGCTGGATGGGCCTCAATGACCGCCTCAGCTCCTGCAAGATGATCCACTTT TCCTGTGGGACCCAGTACAAGATGCAGCTGTATGAGAAGGATGACTTCGCGGGCCAGGCCTTCGAGGCCGCCGAGGACTGCCCCTCAGTCCTGGAGAAGTACCGTTGGAGGGAGGTGTACTCCTGCAAGGTGCTGGATGGCTGGTGGGTCTTCTACGAGCACCCCAACTACCGTGGACGCCAGTACTTCCTGGAGAAGGGAGAGTACAGGAAGCCTGGGGACTGGGGTGCAGTCAGTCCCACTGTCCAGTCCTTCAGACGCTTCACTGAGTGA